A stretch of Prunus dulcis chromosome 6, ALMONDv2, whole genome shotgun sequence DNA encodes these proteins:
- the LOC117631350 gene encoding putative axial regulator YABBY 2 isoform X2 yields the protein MSMDLMASERVCYVHCNFCNTILAVSVPCNSLQNMVTVRCGHCANLLSVNMGASLQSNALPSQDPQKHHLSSEDSNKSCGSSSSSKCSKFSHPFESVELHDQPRISPIRPPEKRQRVPSAYNRFIKEEIQRIKASNPDISHREAFSTAAKNWAHFPHIHFGLKLDGSKQPKLDQTFAGGDQGTQKSSGFY from the exons ATGTCAATGGATTTGATGGCATCCGAACGTGTTTGTTATGTTCACTGCAACTTCTGCAACACCATTTTAGCg GTAAGTGTTCCATGCAACAGCTTACAGAACATGGTGACGGTGAGATGTGGGCATTGTGCCAATCTACTGTCAGTTAATATGGGAGCTTCCCTTCAGTCGAATGCTCTTCCTTCTCAAGATCCCCAG AAGCATCACCTGAGCTCTGAGGATTCAAATAAGAGCTGCggatcttcatcatcttccaaATGCAGCAAGTTTAGTCATCCCTTTGAGTCTGTAGAGCTTCATGACCAACCTAGAATCTCTCCCATCCGCC CACCCGAGAAGAGACAACGGGTTCCTTCAGCATATAACAGGTTTATCAA ggAAGAAATTCAAAGGATTAAAGCTAGTAATCCTGACATTAGCCATAGGGAAGCTTTTAGCACTGCAGCAAAAAAT TGGGCACATTTTCCTCACATTCACTTTGGTTTAAAGCTGGATGGCAGCAAGCAACCGAAGCTGGATCAGACTTTTGCAGGAGGAGATCAGGGAACTCAAAAGTCTAGTGGATTCTACTAA
- the LOC117631350 gene encoding putative axial regulator YABBY 2 isoform X1: protein MSMDLMASERVCYVHCNFCNTILAVSVPCNSLQNMVTVRCGHCANLLSVNMGASLQSNALPSQDPQLQKHHLSSEDSNKSCGSSSSSKCSKFSHPFESVELHDQPRISPIRPPEKRQRVPSAYNRFIKEEIQRIKASNPDISHREAFSTAAKNWAHFPHIHFGLKLDGSKQPKLDQTFAGGDQGTQKSSGFY, encoded by the exons ATGTCAATGGATTTGATGGCATCCGAACGTGTTTGTTATGTTCACTGCAACTTCTGCAACACCATTTTAGCg GTAAGTGTTCCATGCAACAGCTTACAGAACATGGTGACGGTGAGATGTGGGCATTGTGCCAATCTACTGTCAGTTAATATGGGAGCTTCCCTTCAGTCGAATGCTCTTCCTTCTCAAGATCCCCAG CTACAGAAGCATCACCTGAGCTCTGAGGATTCAAATAAGAGCTGCggatcttcatcatcttccaaATGCAGCAAGTTTAGTCATCCCTTTGAGTCTGTAGAGCTTCATGACCAACCTAGAATCTCTCCCATCCGCC CACCCGAGAAGAGACAACGGGTTCCTTCAGCATATAACAGGTTTATCAA ggAAGAAATTCAAAGGATTAAAGCTAGTAATCCTGACATTAGCCATAGGGAAGCTTTTAGCACTGCAGCAAAAAAT TGGGCACATTTTCCTCACATTCACTTTGGTTTAAAGCTGGATGGCAGCAAGCAACCGAAGCTGGATCAGACTTTTGCAGGAGGAGATCAGGGAACTCAAAAGTCTAGTGGATTCTACTAA
- the LOC117631350 gene encoding putative axial regulator YABBY 2 isoform X3 yields the protein MVTVRCGHCANLLSVNMGASLQSNALPSQDPQLQKHHLSSEDSNKSCGSSSSSKCSKFSHPFESVELHDQPRISPIRPPEKRQRVPSAYNRFIKEEIQRIKASNPDISHREAFSTAAKNWAHFPHIHFGLKLDGSKQPKLDQTFAGGDQGTQKSSGFY from the exons ATGGTGACGGTGAGATGTGGGCATTGTGCCAATCTACTGTCAGTTAATATGGGAGCTTCCCTTCAGTCGAATGCTCTTCCTTCTCAAGATCCCCAG CTACAGAAGCATCACCTGAGCTCTGAGGATTCAAATAAGAGCTGCggatcttcatcatcttccaaATGCAGCAAGTTTAGTCATCCCTTTGAGTCTGTAGAGCTTCATGACCAACCTAGAATCTCTCCCATCCGCC CACCCGAGAAGAGACAACGGGTTCCTTCAGCATATAACAGGTTTATCAA ggAAGAAATTCAAAGGATTAAAGCTAGTAATCCTGACATTAGCCATAGGGAAGCTTTTAGCACTGCAGCAAAAAAT TGGGCACATTTTCCTCACATTCACTTTGGTTTAAAGCTGGATGGCAGCAAGCAACCGAAGCTGGATCAGACTTTTGCAGGAGGAGATCAGGGAACTCAAAAGTCTAGTGGATTCTACTAA
- the LOC117630291 gene encoding uncharacterized protein LOC117630291, which produces MDLLRLDLSHNDAFVIIIQVVQAMVDRIDVDEGSVVNILQLLVVQHIGMENLINKSARPLTSFNGSTSITVGTIDLDVYSPLVVNTQTFMIIEAISPTMVMLFGMKNVGATYQMLVNKIFKKQIGKTIEVYVDDMLVKAP; this is translated from the exons ATGGACTTGCTCCGGCTTGATCTATCACACAATGATGCCTTTGTCATCATCATTCAAGTTGTACAAGCAATGGTTGACCGTATTGATGTAGATGAAGGCAGTGTAGTCAACATACTGCAACTTTTAGTTGTCCAGCATATCGGCATGGAGAACCTGATCAACAAGTCAGCCAGACCATTGACCAGCTTTAATGGATCAACTTCAATCACCGTGGGCACAATAGACTTAGATGTCTATTCTCCATTAGTGGTCAATACACAGACTTTCATGATCATCGAGGCAATCTCCCCTACAATG GTCATGCTCTTCGGGATGAAAAACGTTGGAGCAACCTACCAGATGCTGGTGAATAAGATTTTCAAGAAGCAGATAGGCAAGACAATAGAAGTCTACGTCGATGATATGTTGGTCAAAGCACCTTAG